GAGTGTAAAAGAAGAGCACAGTGCTCTAATCAACATGGCTACACTCGGGCTCAGGTTTGCAAGCCTTGcaatattcaaataaaaaggGATGCTAGAGAGTGATATATACTTACATAGGTGTTGAGCTGCCTGACAAAGCTGGAGAAGTTGTTATGCTTGAAGTATCTGGGGAGAAGACTCATGGCAAAGCTATTGGGATCCAAAACAACAAAGCTGTTGTTGTCTCTACTCCATGAAACTATGTGATTGGTTGATGGGTCGTCGACGATGTCATAAGTTTTGGTGAGAAATGGAGGAGGGCCTTGGTCATAGAGCTTCTCCAGTGGTAGAGGATGATCAGCGACCGCACTTGAAGAAGAAAAGCTTACTGGGTCTTGATCAAGATTCATTTTTTTGTCTATGTATAGTAAACTTTAGTCACTAATTACTGATCTGGGTTGCtgtcttttgttctttttttttttttttttttatgaacaaaaaAAGTGAACTTTCTGGTGGCAATGGAGACTGGAGTGTTTGTTCAAATGGGTTTTGGGAATGCAGGTAGAAATATTATTATAACAAAGAAATATTAGTATAGgtaaactttgaaaaaaaaatacagagaaatggttgagagagagagagagagagagagaaagctatcTGGTTGCTATGGAGACGAAGAAGCCCAGAGACCGGGAGCTTAAGAAACAAGAAGGCAGCTGGGTTTTTGTGGTTTTAAGACAACAGGCAACTTGGAGAGTTGGAGATGGGGGTACCCAACGATTTCTAAACGGGGGTAGTAGTGCCTTTTTGCTTTTTTCCCATTTCTtccctttctcttttttctttttggccaGACAAAGATTTGTTGGATTGGATGAAGAACAATGATAGTCGATAGATGTCATACATGAcctcttttgaaatttttttttttttttttttttgccaaatttcTTCCTCACTCATGAAATGACCATTAATGTTATACAGTGAGTAGGGATGAAAGTAAAGGAGGGTTTAACCGGCAAAGATTCGGATCCAAAAAGAAGCGATATCAAGGACTTAGTTAAGTTCGATTTTCCTTTTCCTTGCTAATAAAAGATTTGAATCGAATTGATTTGATTTGAGCTCAAACGAATTGGAGTTTGAATACACTCAAACTCAatgcttgaaattttttttacctttgttGTTTGAATAATCACATACCGCTCTactcaaaagtcaaaatttaaactttgacaAATATTTATTCTTGTCTAATATTTATTATACTATGGTCGAAAATCTTTTTTCATCAAATAATCTAATAACATAAAGTTATAGATGACGTTTGTTTTCATATGAATGTATGATTTAGATTCAACGTACTCTACAGTTACTTTAATCACTCTAGTTACTTTCAACCGTCCTCTCTTTAAGCCATTGTAggggatcaaatttcaagttgAATCCGCTCAAGTTGGATTACTATTTGTGAACTTCACTTTATAAAGAATACATTATATATCTAGagcattttttttcaatgaaaaatgGCAGTCATAATTTAAGATATTTTAATCCGTCCCAAGTGCTAATGTTCTTTTCCCTTTGGGGAAAGTCATTTGGCACGTCAGATTTTATCATAGCCAATGATAAAGAGAGTGGTATGGAGTAAGCATTTAAATAAGGTTTATCAATGAGTTTGCCTCATGAAACTAGTTTTGTCTTACTTTTTCATTTGCAATTGTTATTTTCGTCtcatttagttttaatttaccATATTGTTATCTATTATGTCAAATAGACGTTAATATAAAAGTTAGTAAAATGgtgatataatttttttggactATGTGAGTTATGGGTTAGGAGAGAAGCAAATAATGGATTGtgtttcaaaatttaatttaagctACTCATTGAATTCAACGACTATAGCTACAGCTCGAACCAATCggcaaaaaaaaatcatctacaACAGAGATATACGGTGGTTTAAATTAGAGTTGTCAAAATTGAATTGAGATTGTTTTAGTATCAGGAGGATCCTGAGGATTTTccaatcacattcgttcattgtacatcgtgcggtcataaatcattgtaaatttttttatttaaaattgaatataagcagtacctgataaaaactggccacatgatatacgatgaacggatatgattgGATGATCtctagaatcctcacaaagaggatccagcgaGGATTCTCTCTCGTTTTAGTAGGCATGTTAGCAAAAAATTGTgtcaaaattgaaatgtttgtactatcctttaatttaattctaTTTAACGAAATGGATTACAATTGAGTAAATTAAGACTAAGTAGtcaaaaataacaatttaaaaaaaaaatgagacaaATATTAGTTTTAAGggacaaattaattaataaacctTTAAATAACAGAAATGTTTTCAAACAATAGTATGATTGTActttatgaatttaaaattaGAAGGTTGGAGAACAAGCTGTGGGATTTATCttgataaaaaatatatttgtggaTTTGATTTCGTTGGTCCTCCTATTTAACCAATAAAAAATGGGAGTTTGGAAGGTTCTTCATATGGGTGTTTTGGTATAACCCTATAACTGGAACCCATTATACATGTATACATGAACACTTAATATTAAAGGCCGACTTTTTTCCATAAAGCATATTACAAACAAGCAAGATCACAACAAAACTTTCATTAACAATCGAGACCACGTCAAAGTCACCGCTAACAAATGAACCATTTAGTTACGTTTTGATGAGTGAACTTAAACATAAACATAGGGTAAACTTTACAGTGTACAAAAACAGCCGACGTGTAAATTGTAATTGGGTTGAAAGAGATGGTGAAGATTTCATTGCAACTTGGAATTTCTGCTGCTCCGAGTTGAAAATGATTCACGTAAAAGTTaaaccacaaaaaaataaacagtttAGGAGACCAATTGTGATTAAACAAGTGCTTAAAATAAGTAATATTTTAAGGGGCTATAAGATGAGTGTAGAACTGCATGGAATATAGACGacagaaatataatttcaaaaaGCAGATTAGGACAGAAAAGTGCGATCAGGGGGTCCATTATCTAACTTTAATAAGAATCAAATTTGGTGTTGAATTATTGCACCAGGATCCGGTAACCATAATGTGATATCCGGTTCTTTGTCATCACGTAATCTCACTCAAGAAATACGAACACTCGGGAAATTGCTAGAcagaaaccaaaaaacaaaaaaagtcatAATTGACAACTAGGAATAGTAGGATCGATTCTAAAGTCAAGCACAATTCAAATCCAAATTTTCTTTACAAGTGCAACACTGGAGAGAAAGTGACATCACGTGCACCAGAAAATAATCGTAATTACTTAAGTTACAAGCTCATTAATCGTAGGTCCGGCAGTTTCTGACACGACATGAAAACGATACGAAAATAATGAGTTTCGGGTCAACAGCATAACTAATCAGGTCATTATTAGGTGACCCATTAATAACCCGTGGGTAACCCGTTTCgacctgttaaaaaaaaatattttgataattttaaagtttaattactaaaagatttattataaaatgcaattgtgacatcccacatcgtccaggagagtgatccttatgtatatattctcatccccacctagcacgagaccttttgggagctcactggcttcgagttctgtaggaactccgaagttaagcgagaagggggctagagcaaatcccatgatgggtgacactgagaagttgctcgtgagttcccaaaaacaaaaccatgagggaatggtaagcccaaagcggacaatatcgtgctacggtggtggagtcgggcccgggaagtggtcccgcccgggccggaatgtgacaatttggtatcagagcttaaccctggccgtggtgtgccgacgaggacgtcgggcccctaaggggggggtggattgtgacatcccacatcgcccaggagagtgatccttaaatgtatattctcatccctacctagcacaacgccttttaggagctcactggcttcgggttccgtaggaactccgaagttaagcgagaagggggcttgagcaatcccatgatgggtgacccactgggaagttgctcgtgagttcccaaaaacaaaaccgtgagggcgtggtcggggcccaaagcggacaatatcgtgctatggtggtggagcgggtccgggaagtgatccgtcccatgctgggatgtgacagcaatagccatattaatatatacaatatattctatattatatatatatagttttgtcttattattctatataagtttttaaaaaaaagttttagtcattatttatttttatttttattatgagagttccttattatcattactaggataaattttacttaacatgttgttgtccaaaattaaaataaactgtTATAGTATTTGTATAGCcaagaactaagaagacatacatacaagtataaaaaatgtgaaagaatatataaacattcgtgattcatcattattcatgcacgagtagataatggttatacttacattatcgtttagatttttaaaatcctccgaaccctcatgaataatgttttttatttgagggcaaaattaataataattattttagaagtgtaaaaaatgtaaaaaaaaaatatacaatcactcatagtgacaaactttacaactttcatgaaggggttagCTTCGAATTCCAACAATATAATCCATAaatcttaaatttatatttaaccatcgattgtcatttacgctttattcttcttattgaatttcatttttttaattttcttgtttgaaaacatgatcatctagcggatgtaagaagatgaacagtttaGATCTTTGATATCACATTTCGATATTTACAGTTAACttaaatatgagtcgatgtcatatagtttgtaaaaactttataaacatcaagtaatattttcactaaccgtaaaactctgaatataatatcaacgatccaaatcGTTCATCTTCttgcatcctctaatagatgatgttttcaaaaaagaaaatatgaaaaaacaaaatttgatgagaacaatgaagcgtaaatgtaaacaacaatcaacggttaaattttgatctatgatttatatgattatagtggcgaatttcaaagttaaattcttaatgaaagttgtaagGCTTGTCATTatgagcgtttatatattttttctatattttttacacttctatattaattaaaaaactattaaagactttacttaaataaTAGCTGTAAGATAAATGAAAGTAAATTTGTACCgttggattctatttcacttatattattagaacttttttggacgaaaaaaccccttctctattccaatattttccaattttaccatttgatcaatttaggtaagtgaaaatatacttaaaagaaaaatgcgtttttatgttttggatgtgacaatatgatatgtatatacttatttagtattatgtttttcgtttgattatttattggtttaaaatatattttccttaacgggtaacgggtcgggtcacattacctgttaatattatcgggtcgatttcgggtcgggtcattttacccgtttattttaacgggtaTTGCACGACACAACCCGTCAAAATATCGaatatgacacgaaaacgacatgaATGCCAGGTCTAAAATTTAATCGTACATTCCTCTAGTTTCCAACTCTGCATTATCGAAACCAAGTGAAAGCCTCCTCAACTTCTATAAGCATTTGGAAGAAGCTAAATCAAAAGGATAGTATTCAACCCATGTTTTGGATCATTTCAATTTGCATGTCAAGTATTAACCAGTTCTAATCCATCCTATTTCAACTCAGTAGAAAGCCCCAAAAGAaagcttttgttgttttgggcTTCCGCTAGGCAGCCAAGAACCACTCAAAGTGACGATAAGTTTTTCTGCGCAACCATCACACAATCACGTAATACTATCAATCTATTATATTGTGTCTATAACGTATTAATCTGCCATCCACCTTTATAGTATGTGAACTAATGTCGCAACAATTTAACCATCACACGAAAAAGTTTCTCCAATGTCGCGAGTTTGGCCACATCATCGAAACCATTGAAACCCACAACGCAAGTACATGTCATAGCTTCCAAATCTGAATGAGGTGTTTGGCTGAATCAGAAACAAAAAGGAGCCAACACCTACCTCTAGCATGCCAGGGATGAAAGGTTGGGCTGGAACCATAAACACACACAATATAACACAATAGAACtatataattattaaatgtttagAGAGTTATGTACCATACATAAAGAACATCTCGTAAGATACTCGGAATTTATTCGAGTTTATGGAAAGGCCAGCACTACTACAACACAACTTAACAAGCATCACAAAGCCACAAGTTATACATCCCAGACAATACAATCATACGTATCTTTTTCATAGCCAATACCGTATTTCGTTATTTGTAAACCCCACATTTAGAAACAAACGCCATATTCTATGCCGCAGCGTTAACTGCATGGTCACCAGTTTCCTTATGCACAAAAGCTTTAAGATACTCCTCCCTGCAAGGAAGGTCCCTTTGTGAGAAGACTCAACGCCTATCGGGCATTCTATCGCATGCATGAATGGAAGTAGGTAAGTCCAAAATGTAGAGAAAGACAGAACCATACCTTGCAGGAAGATGATCATGAGGACGGTTAAAGGGGGTCCAAACTGGATCGCCAATAAATAGACGCATTGCCTACATCAAACATATGTTTTTTAGAACATCCTTTAATTTCATAGATTAAACACTATAAGGTAAATTGTGACTTCTTAATTGACACTACACCACAGACACAGACGTAAAAACAGTAATGCCTGGCATCTCGAAGGCACATGAAATCATTATTGTCGTCTACATTACAATTAATGCACTTTGGTGAACTAGTCCATCAAATGCCATATCAAGTGCTGATGTCTACCTTAGTGTTATGTGACAGTGCTTCAACTACTTAGGTATCCTTTGTCACAAGTTCACTGGGAAATCACGATGACAAAGTACACACCAATGAATGATAGGGAGGCATAAGATGAGAcaagattttgttttcttacaaaagaaaaaaaaaattgaagcaaaTAATGGAAGATCACATCCTGAACCCTCATCATCGTCCCATAAATAATATGCTTTTAAAAATAGTCGGTGCCACAAAATGTAGAAGTGTGTCTTCATACAAGCGTAATGAGACTCCACTTAActggagaaaagagagaaggggaaaaaaacaaaaagtggtCGTTAGAACATTTTGGCGCTATGAACTAATACCTTTATGTAGTTGTTTGTGTCCAAAGTGAATCGGTGATAAATTCCAGCAGGCAAAATAATCATTCCCCCCTTTTTCAGCCATACGCGAATCCAACGTTCATCGCGGTCCCTAACATCAAAATAACCTTCACAAAAAAGTACACAATCATTAATCAAAAGAGGTGAGTAAAGAAGGGATAACATACTGCGATAAAGTAACTAATCCTACCACTTCCATCCACAGCATATCGAATTTCCTCATCAGTGTGAAGATGTTCctcaaagaaattttttatcttcTCCTCATAATTAGGAAGCTTTTCAGGGCAAACCTCACAGAAGTCCTACAAGAGGAAAACATTATCCGGTTAAATATACCGTAAAACCATGCAGAAAGAGTTATTGTGACTTTCCATATTCACAGTTCCCATAATCTGGACTATAAACGGGAAGGGGAAAATGGCTGAAAACATTCCAAAGTGTGCATTCAAAAAGGGTCAACATTTCTAATAGTCGAAAGAAACAATCATTTTCACAAGATACCGGTGAATTGTGATCAATGGACAAAACTTGACATTGTTGTGAATCAGTGCCTTGACATAATGAACTAAAGAGTTTAGGTACatgacaaaatgaaattaaaaatatagaaaagaaaaacgtAAGTTAGTGTGACAAACCATGTAGGAGTAACCACGTTCTTCACGAATCTTCTTCAA
This Pyrus communis chromosome 6, drPyrComm1.1, whole genome shotgun sequence DNA region includes the following protein-coding sequences:
- the LOC137736434 gene encoding acireductone dioxygenase 2, with the translated sequence MVGSQSDPREEVIQAWYMDDSDEDQRLPHHKEPKEFVSLDQLAELGVLSWRLDADNYETDEELKKIREERGYSYMDFCEVCPEKLPNYEEKIKNFFEEHLHTDEEIRYAVDGSGYFDVRDRDERWIRVWLKKGGMIILPAGIYHRFTLDTNNYIKAMRLFIGDPVWTPFNRPHDHLPAREEYLKAFVHKETGDHAVNAAA